A genome region from Magnetovibrio sp. includes the following:
- a CDS encoding dihydroneopterin aldolase, translated as MSNAPIRLVSTPSVADARVGIRHVFVRDLVLMSSIGVHDFEHDAKQRVRLNLDLAVFEGDIASVADNIDNVVCYEQITTAVRAVCDRGHTKLVETLAEEIATVCLVSPQVRSVRVRVEKLDVFEDASSVGVEIERFNPEV; from the coding sequence ATGAGCAACGCCCCGATCCGCCTCGTTTCCACACCCTCAGTCGCAGATGCCCGCGTCGGCATTCGTCACGTTTTCGTGCGCGATCTGGTGTTGATGAGCTCCATCGGCGTGCATGATTTCGAGCATGACGCCAAACAACGCGTGCGCCTGAATTTGGACCTCGCCGTGTTCGAAGGTGATATCGCCAGCGTGGCCGACAATATCGACAATGTGGTCTGTTACGAGCAAATCACCACCGCGGTGCGCGCGGTTTGCGACCGTGGACACACCAAACTGGTGGAAACCCTGGCCGAGGAAATTGCCACGGTCTGTCTGGTCTCCCCGCAGGTGCGTTCGGTGCGCGTTAGGGTAGAAAAATTGGATGTCTTCGAAGACGCCTCGAGCGTCGGCGTCGAAATCGAGCGCTTTAATCCCGAAGTATAG
- a CDS encoding SDR family oxidoreductase → MPVNPRLASGADFAHSPTMDSQGHPNVLITGAAHRIGRAIAFDLAAHGFGVAVHYLNSHEKADQLVASIHEVGGRAVAIKADLGDEDEVRAIIPAATKVLGPLTALVNNASLFENDTVENCTRESWDMHMNVNLRAPFVLSQMFAEQLPDGLEGAIINLLDQRVWNLTPFFMSYTVSKSALWTLTQTLALALAPKVRVNGVGPGPTIKNVRQSEDDFARQWSEVPLGRRVMPDEIADAVRFIINAPSMTGQMIALDGGQHLGWAQASNLNPPNE, encoded by the coding sequence TTGCCTGTCAATCCGAGGCTTGCATCGGGCGCGGACTTCGCTCATTCTCCGACCATGGATAGCCAAGGACACCCCAATGTACTGATCACCGGCGCGGCGCACCGTATCGGGCGCGCCATTGCGTTCGATTTGGCCGCGCATGGCTTCGGCGTCGCGGTGCATTACCTGAATTCTCACGAAAAAGCCGATCAGTTGGTTGCTTCCATCCACGAAGTGGGGGGACGAGCGGTCGCGATCAAAGCCGATCTCGGCGATGAGGATGAGGTGCGCGCCATCATACCCGCCGCGACGAAGGTCCTCGGCCCGCTGACGGCGCTGGTCAACAATGCGTCTTTGTTTGAAAACGACACGGTGGAAAATTGCACCCGCGAAAGCTGGGATATGCATATGAATGTGAATTTGCGCGCGCCTTTCGTGTTGTCGCAAATGTTCGCCGAACAACTTCCCGACGGCCTTGAAGGGGCGATCATCAACCTTCTCGATCAGCGGGTATGGAATCTGACGCCGTTCTTCATGTCCTATACGGTGTCCAAATCTGCGTTGTGGACGTTAACCCAGACGTTGGCCTTGGCTTTGGCGCCCAAGGTTCGGGTCAATGGGGTCGGTCCCGGGCCGACCATCAAGAACGTGCGCCAATCGGAAGACGATTTTGCCCGTCAATGGTCGGAAGTCCCGCTTGGGCGGCGGGTGATGCCCGATGAAATCGCCGATGCGGTGCGTTTCATCATCAACGCGCCGTCCATGACCGGGCAGATGATCGCGCTCGATGGCGGGCAACACTTGGGCTGGGCGCAAGCATCGAACCTCAACCCACCGAATGAATGA
- a CDS encoding calcium/sodium antiporter yields the protein MIYLQVIFGFALLLGGAEFLVRGAVQVSVKLGLSMLLIGMTVVAFGTSAPEFVVSLNAALDGSGAIALGNVVGSNIANILLILGATALLAPIVVDTRAVIRDGLMLTGASVLFTWLCLAGTVSQIAGGVMVLVLIGYFLRSYLRERRDGIASAHLHEREAEEFQDVQMPMWLAWVSVIGGLIALSFGADQLVAGASEIARNFGVSEEVIGLTLIAFGTSLPELAASVVAARRGHTDVSIGNVIGSNLFNTLGVAGGVSAIIPLAVPSQLVQFDLWVMMAATLVILAYLAMGARLGRREGVLFLGGYGLYIAAQSYGVERVLSWIG from the coding sequence ATGATCTATTTGCAGGTGATTTTTGGCTTTGCGTTGCTTTTGGGGGGCGCGGAATTTTTGGTCCGCGGTGCGGTGCAGGTATCGGTCAAGCTGGGACTGTCGATGCTGTTGATCGGCATGACGGTGGTGGCGTTCGGTACCTCCGCGCCGGAATTCGTCGTCAGTCTCAATGCCGCCTTGGACGGCTCTGGGGCCATTGCGCTGGGCAACGTGGTGGGTTCCAACATCGCCAACATCTTGCTGATTCTCGGCGCCACGGCGTTGCTGGCCCCGATCGTGGTGGATACCCGCGCGGTGATCCGCGACGGCCTGATGTTGACCGGCGCATCGGTGCTGTTCACGTGGCTGTGTCTGGCGGGAACCGTCAGCCAGATAGCGGGCGGGGTGATGGTCTTGGTGCTGATCGGTTATTTCCTGCGTTCCTATCTGCGCGAACGCCGCGATGGCATTGCCAGCGCCCACTTGCACGAACGCGAGGCGGAAGAATTTCAAGATGTTCAGATGCCCATGTGGTTGGCCTGGGTCAGTGTCATCGGCGGCTTGATCGCGCTGAGTTTCGGCGCAGATCAACTGGTTGCGGGGGCGAGTGAAATTGCCCGCAATTTCGGCGTGTCCGAAGAAGTCATCGGTCTGACGTTGATCGCATTTGGCACCTCATTGCCGGAATTGGCGGCGTCGGTGGTGGCGGCGCGGCGCGGGCACACGGATGTTTCCATCGGCAATGTCATCGGGTCCAACCTTTTCAACACCTTGGGCGTGGCCGGCGGGGTTTCGGCAATTATTCCCTTGGCGGTTCCCAGCCAATTGGTTCAGTTCGATCTGTGGGTGATGATGGCCGCGACCCTGGTCATTTTGGCGTATCTGGCCATGGGGGCACGCTTGGGCCGGCGCGAAGGCGTGCTGTTTCTGGGCGGGTATGGCCTGTACATCGCCGCGCAGAGCTATGGCGTAGAACGGGTTCTGTCCTGGATCGGTTGA
- a CDS encoding RNA pyrophosphohydrolase: protein MTKKRDLPYRLGVGAVLLNADGLVFVAKRIDTPGDAWQLPQGGIDADEDPREAVMRELDEEIGTNKAEIISETEDWLTYDLPKEVRKQVWKGRYRGQKQKWYAMRFLGDDSDIDLNTHKHPEFSEWRWVDMKHLPDLIVPFKRDLYLDIVDAFVDLTPESAEKDQQA from the coding sequence ATGACAAAAAAACGCGATCTCCCTTACCGTCTTGGTGTCGGCGCCGTTCTCTTGAACGCCGACGGCCTTGTTTTTGTCGCCAAGCGTATCGACACGCCGGGTGATGCGTGGCAACTGCCCCAAGGCGGTATTGATGCCGACGAGGACCCGCGCGAAGCGGTGATGCGTGAGTTGGACGAGGAAATTGGCACCAACAAAGCTGAAATCATTTCCGAAACCGAAGACTGGCTGACCTACGACTTACCCAAAGAGGTGCGCAAACAAGTCTGGAAAGGCCGTTATCGGGGGCAGAAACAAAAATGGTATGCAATGCGGTTTCTCGGCGATGATTCCGACATCGACTTGAACACCCACAAACACCCGGAATTTTCCGAATGGCGGTGGGTCGACATGAAACATCTGCCGGACCTGATCGTGCCGTTTAAGCGCGACCTCTATCTCGATATCGTCGATGCCTTCGTCGACCTAACGCCCGAATCGGCCGAAAAGGACCAACAGGCATGA
- a CDS encoding divergent polysaccharide deacetylase family protein, translating to MKLPLINKLSAVTGVFARLNPMGLIAKLKSRKKGGDDEEDDDRDFRPSGSDGDDLFADLGDLDELDAEAREKAEEDGEGDFDDFDNKELDEFDEHEFDHQEGDEHDPFDDQALDLDEADETSADSASDQVMKDLADFDIGDGFDDDDEEDDEEEAQKAKLKKLGILAGGGVAIAMVIGGLSWWLLGGDAGPQSTEDVAAGTHAPVPDGAGGLVLNLDDFAPAPVPETAAPALSAPGSTAPNFGASAPEMPATTGVESATAMPVEGMSSAGDGAPQSELGRLGLDVQMEPGVGVVIPSTTKASYENLTPWPAAEPLQPAPLDTLVEPSEHGLLPKIDVEGNTPYDAYARPEPQTKSGDPKIAIIVTGLGMSRATTEAAISITPADVALSMDVYARGLDFWVKRARTAGHEVLLNMPSESSDFPFSDPGPSALKALATPDENIKKLEWILSQTTGYFGVLSVYGSKFLTVEEQLKTVIEALKKRGLMYVDGGMEDSLGSRVAYQVGAKWATVDLTLDANPGRTALDLQLQELEALAKKRAIAIARVSASPLALERLTTWLKTLDQKGLQLVPVSSLANKQLIR from the coding sequence GTGAAACTCCCGTTGATCAATAAGCTGTCGGCGGTGACCGGTGTTTTTGCACGTCTCAACCCCATGGGTTTGATCGCGAAGCTGAAGTCGCGCAAAAAAGGTGGCGACGACGAAGAAGACGATGATCGCGACTTCCGTCCGTCCGGCAGCGATGGTGACGATTTATTTGCCGATCTGGGTGATTTGGATGAGCTCGACGCGGAGGCCCGGGAAAAGGCCGAAGAGGACGGCGAAGGCGATTTTGACGACTTCGACAACAAAGAGCTCGATGAATTCGATGAGCACGAATTCGACCATCAAGAGGGTGACGAGCACGATCCGTTCGACGACCAAGCCCTTGACTTAGATGAAGCGGACGAAACGTCCGCGGACAGCGCTTCGGATCAGGTCATGAAGGATCTCGCCGATTTTGATATCGGCGACGGGTTCGATGACGACGACGAAGAAGACGACGAAGAAGAAGCGCAGAAAGCAAAGCTGAAGAAGCTCGGGATTTTGGCCGGTGGCGGCGTTGCGATTGCGATGGTGATCGGTGGCCTTTCCTGGTGGTTGTTGGGCGGCGATGCAGGACCGCAATCAACCGAAGACGTCGCCGCGGGAACCCATGCGCCTGTGCCTGATGGTGCCGGCGGTCTGGTTCTTAATCTGGATGATTTCGCTCCGGCGCCTGTGCCCGAAACGGCCGCGCCGGCGCTTTCTGCACCGGGAAGCACCGCACCAAACTTCGGTGCTTCGGCCCCAGAAATGCCCGCCACAACTGGCGTTGAGAGCGCGACCGCCATGCCAGTGGAAGGAATGTCCAGCGCGGGTGATGGGGCACCGCAATCAGAGTTGGGCCGACTTGGCCTGGATGTGCAGATGGAGCCCGGCGTCGGTGTTGTGATTCCGTCGACCACCAAGGCGTCCTATGAGAACTTGACGCCTTGGCCAGCGGCGGAACCATTGCAGCCCGCGCCGCTTGACACTCTTGTCGAACCGAGCGAGCACGGCCTGCTGCCGAAAATCGACGTCGAAGGCAACACACCGTACGACGCCTACGCTCGTCCGGAACCGCAAACCAAAAGCGGCGATCCGAAAATTGCCATCATCGTCACCGGTTTGGGTATGTCGCGCGCCACCACCGAAGCGGCCATCTCCATCACGCCCGCCGACGTTGCGTTGTCGATGGATGTGTACGCGCGCGGTTTGGATTTCTGGGTCAAGCGCGCGCGCACGGCGGGCCATGAGGTGCTGTTGAACATGCCTTCTGAATCCAGCGATTTCCCGTTCTCGGACCCGGGCCCCAGTGCCTTGAAAGCGTTGGCGACACCGGATGAAAACATCAAGAAACTGGAATGGATCTTAAGCCAGACCACAGGCTATTTCGGGGTGTTGAGCGTATACGGAAGTAAATTCCTGACCGTTGAGGAACAGTTGAAAACAGTCATCGAGGCGTTGAAAAAGCGCGGTTTGATGTACGTTGACGGCGGCATGGAAGACTCGTTGGGCAGCCGTGTGGCGTATCAGGTCGGCGCCAAGTGGGCCACGGTGGATCTGACCCTCGATGCCAATCCGGGACGCACCGCGCTGGATCTACAATTGCAGGAACTGGAAGCCTTGGCCAAAAAGCGCGCCATCGCCATTGCCCGCGTTTCGGCCAGCCCATTAGCGTTGGAGCGCTTGACGACGTGGCTGAAGACGCTAGATCAAAAGGGCCTGCAATTGGTGCCGGTGTCGTCCCTGGCCAACAAACAACTCATCAGATAA
- a CDS encoding S41 family peptidase has translation MTIRPNITTALVGAFLLGATALSLPFEVRAEESKDPQETYKLLQLFGDVFERVRGDYVEKPSDKKLIEAAINGMLSSLDPHSNYMNADSFEDMQVQTKGEFGGLGIEVTMENGVVKVVSPIDDTPAFRAGLQPGDFITHLDGEPVMGLTLSEAVDKMRGPVGAEITIKVVREGKDPFDVTLTRAVVKIRSVRSRLEGDIAYVRITSFNEQAASGLAKAMKSLRKDLQKDDKNKTLKGFVLDLRANPGGLLDQAIAVSDAFLEHGEIVSIRSEQHPDAAQRYNARPGDLTDGLPVVVLINGGSASASEIVAGALQDHGRAILMGTKSFGKGSVQTISPLGEYGAMKMTTARYFTPSGRSIQSVGITPDINVPQSKIESLEPDSQRRERDLRGALDKENGQKPDQKEDKTQSKKADPQGDEKAAEKDGEAAATQSDYQLTRALDLIRGINLYNDMTAAPKG, from the coding sequence ATGACCATTCGACCGAACATCACCACCGCCTTGGTCGGTGCGTTTCTTCTGGGCGCGACGGCCCTGTCCCTTCCCTTCGAGGTGCGTGCAGAGGAAAGCAAGGATCCGCAGGAAACATATAAGTTGTTGCAATTGTTCGGCGATGTGTTCGAACGGGTGCGCGGCGACTATGTCGAAAAGCCGTCTGACAAAAAGCTGATCGAAGCCGCCATCAATGGCATGCTGAGCTCGCTGGACCCCCATTCCAACTACATGAACGCCGACAGCTTCGAAGATATGCAGGTTCAGACCAAAGGCGAATTCGGCGGTCTGGGCATCGAAGTGACCATGGAAAACGGCGTGGTCAAGGTGGTGTCGCCGATCGACGATACCCCGGCGTTTCGCGCCGGCTTGCAGCCGGGCGATTTTATCACCCATCTCGACGGTGAACCGGTCATGGGGCTGACTCTTTCCGAAGCGGTCGATAAGATGCGCGGCCCGGTGGGCGCAGAGATCACCATCAAGGTGGTTCGCGAAGGCAAGGATCCGTTCGATGTCACGCTGACCCGCGCGGTGGTGAAAATTCGCTCCGTGCGCTCGCGTTTGGAAGGCGACATTGCCTATGTGCGCATCACGTCGTTCAACGAGCAGGCCGCAAGCGGCCTTGCCAAGGCGATGAAAAGCCTGCGCAAAGACCTGCAAAAAGACGATAAGAATAAAACCTTGAAAGGCTTTGTGCTCGATCTGCGCGCCAATCCGGGCGGACTTTTGGATCAGGCAATCGCCGTATCGGACGCCTTTTTGGAACATGGCGAGATCGTTTCCATCCGTTCCGAACAGCATCCCGATGCGGCGCAGCGCTACAACGCGCGTCCGGGCGACTTGACCGACGGCTTGCCGGTGGTGGTGCTGATCAACGGCGGTTCGGCCTCGGCGTCGGAAATCGTCGCAGGTGCGCTTCAAGATCATGGCCGCGCGATTTTGATGGGCACCAAGTCGTTCGGCAAAGGCTCGGTCCAGACTATTTCGCCGCTGGGTGAGTATGGCGCCATGAAGATGACCACGGCGCGCTATTTCACGCCGTCCGGCCGTTCCATTCAATCGGTCGGCATCACCCCCGATATCAACGTGCCGCAGTCCAAAATTGAAAGTCTGGAGCCCGACAGCCAACGTCGCGAACGCGATCTGCGTGGTGCCTTGGATAAAGAAAACGGCCAAAAACCGGATCAAAAAGAAGACAAAACTCAAAGCAAGAAAGCCGACCCGCAAGGGGATGAAAAAGCGGCGGAGAAAGATGGCGAAGCAGCCGCGACCCAGTCGGATTATCAGCTCACCCGGGCGCTGGACTTGATACGCGGCATCAATCTGTACAACGACATGACGGCGGCCCCGAAGGGCTGA
- a CDS encoding murein hydrolase activator EnvC family protein encodes MARKQTGYLCGVLLAVATALATAPALAQNVKDADSKLQSVEEKIKRQQAESDRQKARAAALKQDLASLSSKLVAAAKRVQDQEASVAGLEQELNRLERAARQKEVQLRARQKQFSGVTMALSRIARFPTEALIAQPIPPEDTVRSAILLRAAVPAIEKRANTLKTELDDLAAARLKVDDQRQIVQGAAEVLREEEQRIETMRKQKAALRAEAISKSRAAQSEARKLAKQAKNLRDLVEKLNTARIEAERKARALAEAQAEAERKARSTLHVAPQETPAAADLAALGTIGSISKARGKLPFPAVGRLAGLYGQQLDGGMTSKGLSIETRANAHVIAPFDGKVVFSGPFRGYGQLLIIDHGEGYHSLLAGLGRIGAAIGQLVLAGEPVAVMSDGLSDGGQQPVLYVEFRRDNQPINPLPWLAQRKSIPQG; translated from the coding sequence TTGGCGCGTAAGCAAACCGGCTATTTGTGTGGCGTTCTGCTGGCGGTCGCAACGGCGCTCGCCACCGCACCCGCGCTGGCGCAAAACGTCAAGGACGCCGACAGCAAGCTGCAAAGCGTCGAAGAAAAAATCAAGCGCCAACAAGCCGAAAGCGACCGCCAAAAAGCCCGAGCTGCTGCGCTAAAGCAAGATCTCGCCAGTCTTTCCAGCAAACTGGTCGCGGCGGCGAAACGGGTGCAGGATCAAGAGGCCTCGGTCGCCGGTTTGGAACAAGAACTCAACCGTCTGGAACGGGCCGCGCGGCAAAAGGAAGTTCAACTGCGGGCACGGCAAAAGCAGTTTTCGGGCGTGACCATGGCGCTCAGCCGCATCGCCCGGTTTCCCACCGAAGCCTTGATCGCCCAGCCGATTCCGCCCGAAGACACGGTGCGCAGTGCGATCTTGCTGCGCGCCGCCGTGCCGGCGATCGAAAAACGCGCCAACACCTTGAAAACCGAACTCGACGATCTTGCCGCAGCCCGGCTGAAGGTCGACGATCAGCGTCAGATCGTGCAAGGCGCGGCTGAAGTTCTACGCGAAGAAGAACAGCGCATTGAAACCATGCGCAAGCAAAAGGCCGCGCTGCGTGCCGAGGCGATTTCCAAAAGCCGCGCCGCCCAATCCGAGGCCCGTAAACTGGCCAAGCAAGCCAAAAACCTGCGTGACCTAGTTGAAAAGCTGAATACGGCGCGCATCGAAGCCGAACGCAAGGCCCGCGCCCTGGCCGAGGCCCAAGCGGAGGCGGAGCGCAAGGCACGATCAACCCTGCATGTCGCTCCGCAGGAAACCCCCGCCGCCGCCGATCTGGCCGCACTGGGCACCATCGGTTCGATTTCCAAAGCGCGCGGCAAGTTGCCATTTCCCGCCGTGGGGCGTTTGGCGGGACTTTACGGCCAGCAATTGGATGGCGGCATGACCAGCAAAGGGCTATCGATCGAGACCCGCGCCAACGCCCACGTCATTGCGCCATTTGACGGAAAAGTCGTGTTTTCCGGTCCGTTTCGCGGCTATGGGCAACTCTTGATCATTGATCATGGCGAAGGATATCATAGCCTTCTCGCCGGGCTGGGACGCATCGGGGCGGCCATCGGCCAACTGGTTTTGGCCGGTGAACCCGTCGCGGTGATGAGCGACGGCCTGAGTGACGGTGGTCAACAGCCGGTTCTTTATGTAGAGTTTCGCCGCGACAACCAACCCATCAACCCACTACCATGGCTCGCGCAACGCAAATCGATACCTCAGGGTTAG
- the gpmI gene encoding 2,3-bisphosphoglycerate-independent phosphoglycerate mutase yields the protein MNSTSERPRMKPVVLCILDGWGERQESLNNAIKMGETPNWDRLVKTCPKSQLNASGLGVGLPDGQMGNSEVGHMTLGSGRVVLQDLPRIDSAIHDGSLDNNPALMRFIDKLKATGGTCHLMGLLSPGGVHSHQWHMRTLAGIVCAHGIPVQVHAFLDGRDSPPKSAANMVSRFEVDIRHMNCISIATVTGRYWAMDRDNRWDRVEKAYRCLAEGEGERSASALETINAAYANGITDEFVEPTMIGDFDGMQNGDGLLMANFRADRAREILSALADPEFDGFKRSRTIEFAACTGMVEYSDAHNAFFEALFPSIELNDILGEVISKAGMTQLHTAETEKYAHVTFFFNGGREEPFEGETRILVKSPNVPTYDLQPEMSAPEVTDNLVAAIEAGTYDFIVVNYANGDMVGHTGVMDAAIQAVEAVDTCVGRLEAAVTAAGGVMLITADHGNCEKMCDGSNPHTAHTLFPVPAVLVNGPDWVKGMRNGGLADIAPTILQLLGLSVPGSMTGSTLILDRDEVVGA from the coding sequence ATGAACAGCACCTCTGAACGCCCACGCATGAAGCCTGTTGTCCTGTGTATCCTCGACGGTTGGGGGGAACGCCAGGAATCGCTCAACAACGCGATCAAGATGGGCGAAACGCCCAATTGGGACCGTTTGGTCAAGACCTGTCCGAAATCGCAATTGAACGCGTCGGGGCTCGGCGTCGGCTTGCCCGACGGCCAGATGGGCAATTCCGAGGTCGGGCATATGACGTTGGGCTCGGGGCGGGTGGTGCTGCAAGATTTGCCGCGCATCGACAGCGCCATTCACGACGGTTCGCTCGACAACAATCCCGCCTTGATGCGGTTCATCGACAAACTCAAAGCTACCGGCGGCACCTGCCATCTGATGGGCTTGCTGTCACCGGGCGGGGTGCACAGCCACCAATGGCACATGCGCACGTTGGCGGGAATCGTCTGCGCGCACGGTATTCCCGTTCAGGTACATGCATTTTTGGACGGGCGCGACAGTCCACCCAAAAGCGCCGCCAACATGGTTTCGCGATTCGAAGTCGATATCCGTCACATGAACTGCATTTCCATCGCTACCGTCACCGGACGTTATTGGGCGATGGATCGCGACAACCGCTGGGACCGGGTGGAAAAAGCCTATCGTTGCCTGGCCGAGGGCGAGGGCGAGCGTTCCGCCAGTGCGCTGGAAACCATCAACGCCGCGTACGCCAACGGTATCACCGATGAGTTCGTCGAGCCGACCATGATCGGCGATTTCGACGGTATGCAAAATGGCGACGGCCTGTTAATGGCCAACTTCCGCGCTGATCGGGCGCGGGAAATTCTGTCGGCATTGGCTGACCCGGAATTCGACGGTTTCAAGCGTTCGCGCACCATCGAATTTGCGGCTTGCACGGGCATGGTGGAATACTCCGATGCACACAACGCCTTTTTCGAAGCGCTGTTTCCGTCGATCGAACTCAACGACATTCTCGGCGAAGTGATTTCCAAGGCGGGCATGACGCAACTGCACACCGCCGAGACGGAGAAATACGCCCACGTGACGTTCTTCTTCAACGGTGGGCGGGAAGAACCGTTCGAGGGCGAAACCCGGATTTTGGTCAAATCGCCCAACGTGCCGACCTACGATCTGCAGCCCGAAATGTCGGCACCCGAAGTCACCGACAATCTGGTTGCGGCCATCGAGGCGGGCACATACGATTTTATCGTCGTTAATTATGCCAACGGCGATATGGTCGGTCACACAGGCGTGATGGATGCTGCTATACAAGCCGTTGAGGCCGTCGACACCTGCGTCGGCCGACTGGAGGCTGCGGTCACAGCTGCGGGCGGGGTGATGTTGATCACCGCCGATCACGGCAACTGCGAAAAAATGTGCGACGGGTCCAACCCGCACACCGCGCACACCCTGTTTCCGGTCCCAGCCGTTTTGGTCAATGGACCGGATTGGGTCAAGGGCATGCGCAACGGTGGCTTGGCGGACATCGCACCGACCATCTTGCAACTGTTGGGGCTGAGCGTGCCGGGATCGATGACTGGCAGCACGCTCATCTTGGACCGGGATGAGGTTGTTGGCGCGTAA
- the rlmH gene encoding 23S rRNA (pseudouridine(1915)-N(3))-methyltransferase RlmH, translating into MRTHLIAVGRMKSGPERELYAHYSARLNPAPQLREVEEKRNLPPAQLKVREGELLLAAIADGTHVVAMDERGRKLGSQAFAALLGGWRDEGVKDVAFVIGGADGLDQAVLDRANLVLSLSDMTWPHMLVRGLLAEQLYRANAILTGHPYHRE; encoded by the coding sequence ATGCGCACCCATCTCATCGCGGTGGGCCGTATGAAATCCGGGCCGGAGCGTGAGCTCTACGCGCATTACAGCGCTCGTCTCAACCCCGCGCCGCAACTGCGCGAGGTGGAGGAAAAGCGTAACCTGCCCCCCGCCCAATTGAAGGTCCGCGAAGGCGAACTGTTGTTGGCCGCGATTGCCGACGGCACCCATGTCGTGGCTATGGACGAACGGGGGCGCAAGCTCGGCAGTCAGGCGTTTGCGGCCTTGCTCGGCGGCTGGCGCGACGAAGGCGTCAAGGACGTGGCATTTGTGATCGGTGGCGCCGACGGACTGGACCAAGCGGTTCTTGATCGGGCCAATCTGGTCTTGTCGCTGAGCGACATGACTTGGCCGCACATGCTGGTGCGGGGCCTGCTGGCCGAACAATTGTACCGCGCCAACGCGATTTTAACCGGGCATCCCTATCATCGCGAATGA
- the rsfS gene encoding ribosome silencing factor, giving the protein METTWRNQTIPQSEKTPPVGTNLLDVVERSLDDDKAQDVIVINLTGKSDIADYLVVASGTSQRHVGAMAEHLRTQLKKAGMISVAVEGMPQCDWVLVDGGDVVVHLFRPEVREFYNIEKMWGASGPDPKQGPAAEALV; this is encoded by the coding sequence ATGGAAACAACTTGGAGGAACCAAACCATTCCTCAATCTGAGAAAACACCGCCTGTCGGCACCAATTTGCTCGATGTGGTGGAACGCTCACTCGATGATGACAAGGCACAAGACGTCATCGTCATCAATCTCACGGGAAAAAGCGATATTGCGGATTATCTCGTGGTCGCGTCGGGCACTTCACAGCGCCACGTCGGGGCCATGGCCGAACATCTGCGTACCCAGCTGAAAAAGGCCGGTATGATCAGCGTCGCCGTCGAAGGCATGCCCCAATGCGATTGGGTGCTGGTCGATGGTGGCGATGTCGTGGTGCACTTGTTCCGTCCCGAAGTGCGTGAGTTCTACAACATCGAAAAGATGTGGGGCGCCAGCGGCCCGGATCCCAAACAGGGTCCCGCCGCCGAAGCCCTGGTCTAA
- a CDS encoding nicotinate-nucleotide adenylyltransferase translates to MTQLKRKIGLLGGSFNPAHDGHLHISKLALEILGLDELWWLVSPQNPLKSEAGMAPLEQRVASAKTVAKGDARIRVTDIEQKLNTRFTVDTLAALQAEYPENAFVWIIGADNLRQMPRWKGWRDIFRRVPIAVFPRAPYSLRAQNGRAARRFFSARIPVAKASRLVDMLPPAWVFLRTPLHGQSATRIRRHIDVSSARH, encoded by the coding sequence GTGACACAGCTCAAACGCAAAATCGGTCTTCTGGGGGGCTCGTTCAACCCCGCCCATGACGGTCATTTGCACATTTCCAAGCTGGCTTTGGAGATTTTGGGCCTGGATGAGCTGTGGTGGCTGGTGTCGCCGCAAAACCCGCTCAAGTCCGAGGCCGGAATGGCGCCGCTCGAACAGCGCGTGGCGAGCGCAAAAACTGTGGCGAAGGGCGATGCGCGCATTCGCGTCACCGATATCGAGCAGAAATTGAATACGCGTTTCACGGTGGATACCTTGGCGGCGTTGCAGGCCGAATATCCAGAAAACGCGTTTGTTTGGATTATTGGCGCGGACAATTTGCGCCAGATGCCGCGATGGAAAGGCTGGCGGGATATTTTCCGCCGCGTTCCCATTGCGGTTTTCCCACGGGCTCCTTATTCTTTGAGGGCGCAGAACGGCAGGGCGGCGCGACGTTTTTTCAGCGCCCGCATCCCTGTCGCCAAGGCGTCGCGGCTCGTGGATATGTTACCCCCCGCATGGGTGTTCTTGCGAACGCCCCTTCACGGCCAATCGGCCACCCGCATCCGCAGGCATATCGACGTGTCATCCGCACGTCATTAG